The DNA region TTTCCGTAAATTCTACTTTAAGCGTATCGTATTCTCCCGAAGCGCCCGGATAGAAATCCGCGTTTTTTATCGCCGGTCCGCAGGAATCTGCGAGTGATATTGAATCCTTGATTTTAGCGCCTGTCGTATTTCCGACGTTGTCAAGCGAATCATATTCCATATACAGCCAGCCGTTGCCCGCACCGTCTTTAGAATTTAACATTTTTACAAACAAAGTATCTTTATTTACGCTGATTTCCCCGCTTGTCGCCGATTTATCTTTAATGCCGCCCCACGACCACGAATATTCGGCGTTTGTCAAATTTTTCAAATCGTTGCGAATAATTACCGCTTTAATCATATCGGGGTAACCGTCTCCCGTGGTATCGAAAACCGCCGCCCATTTCGGTTCGGGACGCTTAAATGTTTTTACAAAACTGATAGCGGATTTCTTTACTACCGAATTTCCGGCCGCGTCTTCCGCCATTATCCAAACGAAATTTCCGCTTTCATCTCCTCTGTCCTTAAATCCGTCCGCCATGCTTTTGGGTATTTCAAATCTGAAAGTATTGTTTTTTGCCGAAGCGTTCTCAACCATAACGGCGTTATTCCAAATCGCCCAATCATAGTCGATAGACCATTTAACTTGTTTGCAAAGGTTATCGTCGTTCATTTTAACTTCGACGACGCAAAATTCGTCGTCGGGAGTAATATTGAGCGTTACAACAGTGGGATATGTTTCATCTACTACGCCGCCGTCATCTTTTCCACATCCCGTACTGGAGTTTTGCGGAATAAGAGTTGACGCGTCTCCGTTTTGTTGAAAACGACGTTCATAGGGCAAGTCCGCCTTAACCGTTCTTATAGCGGAAAGAAAATCATAGCGATAACTTATGGTATTGGCGTCCGAAGTCGGCGCCTTGCCTTTAAGGATATTAAACGCGTCTGTCAAATTATTCCAGATTTTTTGCCGAATTGCGGTATAATCTTTCCCTGTAGTCTCCGGATCGTAATAGAACATAAGTATTCCGCCGTCGCCTTGTTTTGCTGCCGTACCTCCCGCTCCGAAAAACATTTCTCTTAAATAGTCAAGGGTAATTTTGAAATCTATAAGTTCGGAATTCGCTCCGCTTCCTTTTTCAAAATCTTTTGAAGCGTTAATCAATATCTGCGCTACGTTAATAATATCCGGGCGATAATTGTTGGCTCCCGTGTCGAACTTGTTACGTGCGTTCGGGTCGCATGCGATGTTATCTACATTATTATTATTCAATAAACTTTTTATAGCGCCGATTTGGCTCCATTGCCCTCTATTATACATAGCGACCATAGCGGCAAGTCCCATATACGGGTCGCCGCATTCCGCCGACTTTCCCAAGGCGTATTTCCAACAAATATCCGTCGCATAAGCCATAACGTCATAATTTATATATTGAACCAAAGCCGATACGAATAAACCGTTTATAGTTCGCGGTGAAGTTTGTCCGTTGTATGCTCCTACATAGTAATTTGCAAATTCTGTTATGCTGATACCGCTGCTTGTAACATCTCTCGCCGCCGAAAGTCTCGCTTCATATTTTGGGAAAAACTGCGAATACCCCAACGCTCTGTCCAACATGGTAGGACCTTCTACGTGCCAATTAGTATAGTTTCCAGAAGCGACTGCGTTTGCGTCCGTTGACCAGGGAGTTTGCGTGGTTCCGGAAAACGTTTCTTTCGTCCCCATCGCAAACATCCATTGAGCGTCCACTCTTAAAAATTCCTGTCCCATACCTAAAGCCATATAATACTGCGGCGCGTTGTCGCCTCTCATTGCGCTTACGTTAGTTCCGTTTACCGTAAACGATCCTTTGGGAATTGCAAAATGCAGTTGCGTTTGTCCTATATAAGTGTCCATAAATCCGCCGGAATATTTACCGCCGTTCGAACCTAATGAATCGTAATTCAAATATCTGTAATCCGCTCTGTAAAAGTCCGGATTTTCCATAATTTTCAGCAAACTGTCTATCGACGTGATAGGCGGATATTCCGCCGGCTCGTCGGGAATACCGGGTGCGCCGGTTTTCAGTAACAATTCGACTTCGCCTTTTGGAGCGAGTTTAGAGAAATCTTTATTAACCCATTTGTGTCCCCATGTAACCGGCGGTCCTGGTTTTAAGTTTGCCATATTGTCCGCCGGAGCGGTAGATTTATAGTAAAGTTCTTCAGGATTATGCTTTGAAATCATATAAGTCATCTGCCAATCGTCAACGCCGTCCCATTGCCCGCCGATCGTTTCATAACGAAATCCGCCCAAACGCCAGGATTGTTGTGTATTGTTGGTAAAAGTTGCGCTTGCTATTCCGTCTGTCTTTATCGAAACGCTTACGTCGGCAAACACCGTTTCGCCCCCCCCTCCCGCAAATGCGAGCAGGTAAACGGCGATTTTAACAATATTCGAAACTTTTTTTTCGCTTGTTTTCATAACAATTCTCCTTTTTTAGATTAACTGTCTAAGTAAATTATAACAAAGAACCGCGGGTTTTGCAGAAATAATTTGCAAACGGGGATTTTATCGTAAAAAATCAACAGGCAATACGTTTTACATAAATTATAATAATTAAACTTTAAAGGAAATGCTGGGAAATAATTAACGGTTCGGTATTTTTACGTTTGTAGAGTTATTGGTTGAAAAACAATCGCTTGTTATTTTAAGTTTGGCGGCAATACAAATAGTATTTTATCTTATTATAAAAACAGGAGGATTTATGTCTTTCAAAAAAATACCGTACGGGCTGTCAAATTTTGCCGATTTAATAAAACTCAATTATGCTTATGTTGACAAAACACGTTTTATAGAGTTTTTAGAAAACGAAAACAACCCTTATCAATTCTTTATTCGTCCACGCAGATTCGGTAAAAGTTTGTTCTTGACCGTATTGGAAAATTATTACGACTTAAACAGAAAGGATAAATTTGAAGATATATTCGGCAATCTTTATATCGGCGTCCGCCAAACACACGAACAGGGTAAATACGCCGTTATTCAATTTGATTTTTCAGGATTAAACACAGAGAGCCGCGATGAATTTAAGTTATCGTTTTCTAATAGAGTGCAAGAAACGGTAAGATTGTTTTTGGAAATATATAAAAATATTTTTCCAAATTGGGAAACTTTGTTAAACTCGTTAAACATTCAAAGACCGGGGCTCGGAGCGATAGATTTGATTTATACGGCTGCGGCGAATGCAAACGTCCCGATTTTTATAATAATAGACGAATACGACCATTTTGCAAATAATCTTATAGCTATGGGCAAAACTTACAAAGACGAGGTAAAAGCCGGAGGCATAGTTCGTACTTTCTATGAATCTTTAAAAACAGGAACAAAATCTGTTGTTAAAAGAATTTTTATAACCGGTATGAATCCAATGATGATAAATGACCTTACAAGCGGTTTTAATATGTCAACAGACTACAGTTTATATCCAAAATACAACGAAATGTTTGGTTTTACAAGAGAAGAAGTTGAATGGTTGATGCAAGAAACGGGCATTGATAAAAATTTGATAAAGATTGATATGGAATATTATTATAACGGCTATATGTTCAGCGGTAACGCCGAAAATAAAGTATATAACCCTCAAATGATTTTGTACCTTTTCAATCAAATTTCAATATCTGGCGAACAGCCGAAGCAGATAGTAGATACTAATCTGCGAACCGATTATGAACGATTGCGCCGTCTTGCGGAAAATGAAAACAACAGAAACAAATTACTGCGAATAACGCAAGACGGGGGAATACTCGGCGATATAGCGGAAAAATTTTCGTTAGATAAACTTGAAAGCGAAGAATATTTTATTTCTTTACTGTTTTATTTGGGAATGCTGACAAACGGCGGAACTGCCGAAGGACAAACTTATTTGAAA from Chitinispirillales bacterium includes:
- a CDS encoding ATP-binding protein: MSFKKIPYGLSNFADLIKLNYAYVDKTRFIEFLENENNPYQFFIRPRRFGKSLFLTVLENYYDLNRKDKFEDIFGNLYIGVRQTHEQGKYAVIQFDFSGLNTESRDEFKLSFSNRVQETVRLFLEIYKNIFPNWETLLNSLNIQRPGLGAIDLIYTAAANANVPIFIIIDEYDHFANNLIAMGKTYKDEVKAGGIVRTFYESLKTGTKSVVKRIFITGMNPMMINDLTSGFNMSTDYSLYPKYNEMFGFTREEVEWLMQETGIDKNLIKIDMEYYYNGYMFSGNAENKVYNPQMILYLFNQISISGEQPKQIVDTNLRTDYERLRRLAENENNRNKLLRITQDGGILGDIAEKFSLDKLESEEYFISLLFYLGMLTNGGTAEGQTYLKIPNYSIKTLFWEYLVSYVQDLEKKTVSASEFIKVTGDMAFKGNFKSYLDFFTENYLKRLSNRDLIDFDEKYIKAMLLAALFTSKLYLPISEYENINGYTDIYLQKHPAVPDIKFEYVFELKYVKVKAAKKEKEAAFAEAASQIEKYKKDPRFANRNDIKFIAIVFKGKGDYEVREL